Proteins found in one Mustela lutreola isolate mMusLut2 chromosome 10, mMusLut2.pri, whole genome shotgun sequence genomic segment:
- the GJB4 gene encoding gap junction beta-4 protein produces MNWASLQGLLSGVNKYSTALGRIWLSVVFIFRVLVYVVAAEEVWDDEQKDFVCNTKQPGCPNVCYDEFFPVSHVRLWALQLILVTCPSLLVVMHVAYRQERERRHRLKHGPNAPSLYDNPSKKRGGLWWTYLLSLLFKAAVDAGFLYLFHRLYEDYDMPRVVACSESPCPHTVDCYISRPTEKKVFTYFMVATAVICILLNLSEVTYLVGKRCLETFSPRSKRSRHRDHLPDTCPPYILSQGEHPQDGNSVLMKAGSATMEAGGFP; encoded by the coding sequence ATGAACTGGGCGTCCCTGCAGGGCCTCCTGAGCGGGGTCAACAAGTACTCCACGGCGCTGGGCCGCATCTGGCTGTCGGTGGTGTTCATCTTCCGCGTGCTGGTATACGTGGTGGCGGCCGAGGAGGTGTGGGACGACGAGCAGAAGGACTTCGTCTGCAATACCAAGCAGCCGGGCTGCCCCAACGTCTGCTACGACGAGTTCTTCCCCGTGTCCCACGTGCGCCTCTGGGCCCTGCAGCTCATCCTGGTCACCTGCCCCTCGCTGCTCGTGGTCATGCACGTGGCCTACCGCCAGGAGCGTGAGCGCCGCCACCGCCTGAAGCACGGGCCCAACGCCCCGTCCCTGTACGACAACCCAAGCAAGAAGCGGGGTGGGCTCTGGTGGACCTACCTGCTGAGTCTCCTCTTCAAGGCGGCCGTCGACGCCGGGTTCCTCTACCTCTTCCACCGCCTCTATGAGGATTATGACATGCCGCGCGTGGTGGCCTGCTCTGAGTCCCCTTGCCCCCACACGGTGGACTGCTACATCTCCCGGCCCACCGAGAAGAAGGTCTTCACCTACTTCATGGTGGCCACCGCTGTCATCTGCATCCTGCTTAACCTCAGTGAGGTCACTTACCTGGTGGGCAAGAGGTGCCTGGAGACCTTCAGCCCAAGGAGCAAGCGGTCTCGGCACCGGGATCACCTGCCTGACACCTGCCCCCCGTACATCCTCTCCCAGGGAGAGCACCCCCAAGATGGGAACTCTGTCCTAATGAAGGCTGGGTCAGCCACAATGGAGGCAGGTGGGTTTCCATGA